From a single Hippopotamus amphibius kiboko isolate mHipAmp2 chromosome X, mHipAmp2.hap2, whole genome shotgun sequence genomic region:
- the TMEM187 gene encoding transmembrane protein 187 codes for MKPESGQALFHVALVSCLCAATVHMGVFSGVSVQVGYEHYAEVPVASLPAFLAMPFNSLVNVAYVLLGIYWLQRKASAPGGPAEAQRAHYLKDIFAGMALVYGPVQWLRIGMQTHPTAVLDQWLTLPIFAWPVAWCLCLDRGWKPWLFLAVEGLSLCSYSLALLHPRGFELALGMHITAAVGQALCTQGRHGSASSGTYLALGMLSCLGFVVLKLCDRELAQWRLFQWLTGHFWSKVCDVLQFHFAFLFLTNLNTCQRRPPAGKMH; via the coding sequence ATGAAGCCCGAGTCAGGGCAGGCGCTCTTCCACGTGGCCCTGGTCAGCTGCCTCTGCGCGGCCACCGTCCACATGGGTGTTTTCTCAGGTGTCTCTGTCCAAGTGGGCTATGAGCACTACGCTGAAGTGCCAGTTGCGagcctccctgccttcctggccATGCCCTTCAACTCGCTCGTTAATGTAGCCTACGTGCTCCTGGGGATATACTGGCTGCAGAGGAAGGCCAGCGCCCCCGGGGGCCCCGCAGAGGCGCAGAGGGCTCACTACCTGAAGGACATCTTCGCGGGCATGGCCCTGGTCTATGGCCCAGTTCAGTGGCTGCGCATCGGGATGCAGACGCACCCCACCGCTGTGCTGGACCAGTGGCTCACCTTGCCCATCTTTGCGTGGCCGGTGGCCTGGTGCCTGTGCCTGGACAGGGGCTGGAAGCCCTGGCTGTTCCTGGCCGTCGAAGGTCTCTCCCTGTGCAGTTACAGCCTGGCCCTGCTGCACCCCCGTGGGTTTGAGTTGGCCCTGGGCATGCACATCACAGCCgctgtgggccaggccctgtgcacCCAGGGGCGCCACGGCAGTGCTTCCTCGGGAACGTACTTGGCTCTGGGCATGCTCTCCTGCCTCGGCTTTGTGGTCCTCAAGCTGTGTGACCGTGAGCTCGCACAGTGGCGTCTCTTCCAGTGGCTCACGGGCCACTTCTGGTCCAAAGTCTGTGATGTGCTCCAGTTCCACTTTGCCTTCTTGTTCCTGACCAACTTAAACACCTGCCAAAGACGCCCTCCTGCGGGGAAGATGCAttaa